The Salvia miltiorrhiza cultivar Shanhuang (shh) chromosome 1, IMPLAD_Smil_shh, whole genome shotgun sequence genome has a window encoding:
- the LOC130992298 gene encoding vacuolar protein sorting-associated protein 45 homolog isoform X2: MVLITVVRDYINRMLHDISGMKVLILDSQTVSVVSVVYSQSELLQKEVFLVELVDSISMSKEPMSHLKAVYFLRPTSENVVLVRRQLNHPRFGEYHLFFSNMLKDTQLHNLADADEHEIVQQVQEFYADFVALDSHHFSLNIPSNHMYMLPAVVDPSGLQHFCDQVIDGIAAIFLALKRRPVIRYSRTSDIAKRIAQEALKLMYQQESGLFDFRRSEVSPLLLILDRRDDPVTPLLNQWTYQAMVHELIGIQDNTVDLRNIGKASKDHKEVVLSSEQDPFFKSNMHENFGDIGMNIKKLVDDFQQIAKSNQNIQTIEDMAKFVDNYPEYRKMHGNVSKHVTLVTEMSRIVEERKLMLVSQTEQDLACNGGQGAAFEAVTNLLNNENVSDIDRLRLVMLYALRYEKESPVQLMQLFNKLASHSPKYKPGLVQFLLKQAGVDRRTGDLYGNRDLLNYALNMARGLKGVENVYTQHQPLLSQTMESIIKGRMRDVDYPYIGNHFQQARPQDVIIFIVGGSTYEEARVVSLQNATNSGIRFILGGSAILNSKRFLRDLEEAQRIIRTSTNLI, from the exons GGATTACATAAATCGAATGTTACATGACATTTCCGGCATGAAAGTTCTCATCCTCGACTCTCAAACG GTTAGTGTCGTGAGTGTTGTATATTCACAATCGGAGCTGCTTCAGAAAGAAGTATTTTTGGTGGAACTTGTAGATTCCATTTCGATGTCGAAAGAACCCATGTCGCACCTGAAAGCTGTTTATTTTCTCCGTCCAACATCTGAGAATGTTGTTCTTGTGAGACGTCAGCTGAATCATCCTCGGTTTGGAGAGTATCACCTCT TTTTCTCGAATATGTTGAAAGACACTCAGCTGCACAATTTAGCAGATGCAGATGAGCATGAAATAGTTCAACAAGTGCAG GAGTTCTATGCAGACTTTGTTGCACTTGATTCCCATCACTTCTCCCTAAATATCCCATCAAATCATATGTATATGCTTCCAGCCGTGGTGGATCCATCAGGTTTACAGCACTTCTGTGACCAAGTTATTGATGGGATTGCTGCCATCTTCCTGGCTCTAAAACGTAGACCGGTTATTCGTTATTCACGGACATCTGATATAGCTAAAAGGATAGCACAAGAAGCACTG AAGCTGATGTATCAGCAGGAGAGTGGTCTTTTTGATTTTCGACGTTCAGAGGTTTCTCCATTGTTGCTTATTCTTGATAGGCGAGATGACCCTGTGACTCCCCTTCTTAATCAATGGACATATCAG GCAATGGTTCATGAATTGATAGGTATTCAAGACAATACTGTAGATCTCAGAAACATTGGCAAGGCATCAAAGGACCACAAG GAGGTTGTACTGTCTTCTGAGCAAGACCCCTTTTTCAAATCCAACATGCACGAGAATTTTGGAGATATTGGGatgaatataaaaaaattggtggatgaTTTCCAACAAATTGCAAAAAGTAATCAGAATATACAAACTATAG AGGACATGGCTAAATTTGTTGACAACTACCCAGAATACAGAAAAATGCATGGCAATGTTTCCAAGCATGTGACATTGGTTACCGAAATGAGTAGGATTGTTGAAGAGCGGAAACTAATGTTAGTCTCACAAACAGAACAAGATTTAGCTTGCAATGGTGGTCAAGGGGCAGCATTTGAG GCTGTTACAAACCTGTTAAATAATGAAAATGTCTCAGATATTGACCGACTGCGCTTAGTCATGCTGTATGCCTTGCGGTATGAGAAAGAAAGTCCTGTCCAGCTGATgcaattattcaataaattgGCATCCCATTCTCCAAAGTATAAACCAGGG CTTGTGCAGTTCCTACTGAAGCAAGCTGGGGTTGATAGGCGAACTGGGGATCTTTATGGGAACAGAGATCTGCTCAATTACGCTCTTAACATGGCTCGTGGCCTCAAA GGAGTGGAGAATGTGTACACTCAGCATCAGCCCCTTCTATCTCAAACGATGGAGAGCATAATTAAAGGGCGTATGAGAGATGTGGACTACCCTTATATTGGAAATCATTTCCAACAAGCTAG GCCACAGGATGTGATCATTTTCATTGTGGGCGGGTCTACTTATGAGGAGGCACGTGTGGTTTCCCTCCAAAACGCTACGAATTCTGGAATTCGTTTCATCCTTGGTGGTTCTGCAATCCTCAATTCAAAGAG GTTTCTGAGAGACCTTGAAGAAGCGCAAAGGATCATCAGGACAAGCACAAATTTGATATGA
- the LOC130992298 gene encoding vacuolar protein sorting-associated protein 45 homolog isoform X1 yields the protein MVLITVVRDYINRMLHDISGMKVLILDSQTVSVVSVVYSQSELLQKEVFLVELVDSISMSKEPMSHLKAVYFLRPTSENVVLVRRQLNHPRFGEYHLFFSNMLKDTQLHNLADADEHEIVQQVQEFYADFVALDSHHFSLNIPSNHMYMLPAVVDPSGLQHFCDQVIDGIAAIFLALKRRPVIRYSRTSDIAKRIAQEALKLMYQQESGLFDFRRSEVSPLLLILDRRDDPVTPLLNQWTYQAMVHELIGIQDNTVDLRNIGKASKDHKEVVLSSEQDPFFKSNMHENFGDIGMNIKKLVDDFQQIAKSNQNIQTIEDMAKFVDNYPEYRKMHGNVSKHVTLVTEMSRIVEERKLMLVSQTEQDLACNGGQGAAFEAVTNLLNNENVSDIDRLRLVMLYALRYEKESPVQLMQLFNKLASHSPKYKPGLVQFLLKQAGVDRRTGDLYGNRDLLNYALNMARGLKGVENVYTQHQPLLSQTMESIIKGRMRDVDYPYIGNHFQQARPQDVIIFIVGGSTYEEARVVSLQNATNSGIRFILGGSAILNSKRYVWLHLKSKYFHFKDCLNHRDCYIGF from the exons GGATTACATAAATCGAATGTTACATGACATTTCCGGCATGAAAGTTCTCATCCTCGACTCTCAAACG GTTAGTGTCGTGAGTGTTGTATATTCACAATCGGAGCTGCTTCAGAAAGAAGTATTTTTGGTGGAACTTGTAGATTCCATTTCGATGTCGAAAGAACCCATGTCGCACCTGAAAGCTGTTTATTTTCTCCGTCCAACATCTGAGAATGTTGTTCTTGTGAGACGTCAGCTGAATCATCCTCGGTTTGGAGAGTATCACCTCT TTTTCTCGAATATGTTGAAAGACACTCAGCTGCACAATTTAGCAGATGCAGATGAGCATGAAATAGTTCAACAAGTGCAG GAGTTCTATGCAGACTTTGTTGCACTTGATTCCCATCACTTCTCCCTAAATATCCCATCAAATCATATGTATATGCTTCCAGCCGTGGTGGATCCATCAGGTTTACAGCACTTCTGTGACCAAGTTATTGATGGGATTGCTGCCATCTTCCTGGCTCTAAAACGTAGACCGGTTATTCGTTATTCACGGACATCTGATATAGCTAAAAGGATAGCACAAGAAGCACTG AAGCTGATGTATCAGCAGGAGAGTGGTCTTTTTGATTTTCGACGTTCAGAGGTTTCTCCATTGTTGCTTATTCTTGATAGGCGAGATGACCCTGTGACTCCCCTTCTTAATCAATGGACATATCAG GCAATGGTTCATGAATTGATAGGTATTCAAGACAATACTGTAGATCTCAGAAACATTGGCAAGGCATCAAAGGACCACAAG GAGGTTGTACTGTCTTCTGAGCAAGACCCCTTTTTCAAATCCAACATGCACGAGAATTTTGGAGATATTGGGatgaatataaaaaaattggtggatgaTTTCCAACAAATTGCAAAAAGTAATCAGAATATACAAACTATAG AGGACATGGCTAAATTTGTTGACAACTACCCAGAATACAGAAAAATGCATGGCAATGTTTCCAAGCATGTGACATTGGTTACCGAAATGAGTAGGATTGTTGAAGAGCGGAAACTAATGTTAGTCTCACAAACAGAACAAGATTTAGCTTGCAATGGTGGTCAAGGGGCAGCATTTGAG GCTGTTACAAACCTGTTAAATAATGAAAATGTCTCAGATATTGACCGACTGCGCTTAGTCATGCTGTATGCCTTGCGGTATGAGAAAGAAAGTCCTGTCCAGCTGATgcaattattcaataaattgGCATCCCATTCTCCAAAGTATAAACCAGGG CTTGTGCAGTTCCTACTGAAGCAAGCTGGGGTTGATAGGCGAACTGGGGATCTTTATGGGAACAGAGATCTGCTCAATTACGCTCTTAACATGGCTCGTGGCCTCAAA GGAGTGGAGAATGTGTACACTCAGCATCAGCCCCTTCTATCTCAAACGATGGAGAGCATAATTAAAGGGCGTATGAGAGATGTGGACTACCCTTATATTGGAAATCATTTCCAACAAGCTAG GCCACAGGATGTGATCATTTTCATTGTGGGCGGGTCTACTTATGAGGAGGCACGTGTGGTTTCCCTCCAAAACGCTACGAATTCTGGAATTCGTTTCATCCTTGGTGGTTCTGCAATCCTCAATTCAAAGAGGTATGTTTGGCTACATTTAAAATCCAAATATTTCCACTTCAAGGACTGCCTAAATCATCGCGACTGCTACATAGGTTTCTGA